Genomic window (Candidatus Krumholzibacteriota bacterium):
ACAGGGCGATGGCAAGCACGATCGAAAGGACGATCGCCGTCCGCAGCCTCTTGCCCGCCACGGGGCGTTTCGTCTTCTTCTTCCGCTTCGCCGCCGCCACGTGCCCTCCTCAGCGCTCGAAGAAGGGCTTGAGACGGCGCCAGGATTCACCGAGATCCTCCGAAACGACACGCGTATCGGCCAGCGTCGTCATGAAATTCGTATCGCCGCGCCACCGCGGCACGAGATGGAAATGCAGGTGGCCGGCGATACCGGCGCCGGCGCTGGGCCCGCGGTTGACGCCGACGTTCATCCCGTCCGGCCGGTACGCCTCGTCGATCGCCCGCTCCGCCGCCGCCAGCATCGACAGGAGCTCCGCGCCCGCCGCCCGATCGATCTCCCCGATCCGCTCGATATGCCGCCGGGCGACGACCATGATATGCCCGTTCGTGTACGGGAAGGCGTTGAGGATGACGAACCAGTGCTCGCCGCGGGCGAGGATGCCGACCGCCGCGTCGTTTGTCTCCTTCTGGATGCCGCAGAAGAGGCAGCCCTCCTGCGCCTGCATGGTGAAATACCTGCTCCGCCAGGGCGCGTATACCCTATCCATCGTTCTCCTTCAGTTTTTCGGCGGCCCGCAGCTGTTCGATCGTGTTGATGCCGAGGACCTCCTCGCGCTGGTCGCAGCGGAAGGCCCCGACCACGGCGCCGTCCCGCCTGAGGATCTCCATCACGTCGGTGATGTAGTATTCCCCCTGGACGTTTTTCCGCTCGAGACGGCCGAGCGCGGGAAAGAAATCCGGCGCCTCGAAACAGAATATGCCGCTGTTGATCTCGCGCGTCCGGCGCTCCTCCTCCGTCGCGTCCCGATGCTCGACGATACGCAAAAACCCGTCGGTTTCGTCGCGGATGATCCGCCCGTAGCCGCCCGGGTCGTCGAGCTCGGCCGTGAGAACCGTCGCGACGGCGCCCGCCCGGTGGTGGGCCTCGACGAACCGGCCGAGGGTGCCGCTCGTGAGGAGCGGCGTGTCGCCGTTCAGAACGAGGATCGTCCCCCCGAAGCGTCCGAGGGCCGGCTCGGCCTGCATCGCGGCGTGCCCGGTGCCGAGACGCTCCAACTGCAGCACGAACTCGAGCCCCTCGCCGGCCATCTCGGCCTGCACGCGGTCCGCCTGGTGTCCCACGATCACGACGATCCGCTCCGGCCCGAGACGGCGCACCGCCTCGACGACCCAGCGGATCATCGGCTTTCCGCACAGCGTGTGCAGCACCTTCGCCATATCGGATTGCATGCGCGTACCCTCCCCCGCCGCGAGGACGAGGGCCGCCGTGCGACCGTCAACCGCCATGATACCTGCTCCATTCCGGGAACTCGAGGAGCGTCTCCTCCACGCGCTCCCCCTCGACGCGCAACGCGACGTTGTCGATGAGTCTCGTCTCTCCGAGCCGGCCGGCGGCGGCGATGAGCACGACGCCCTCGACCTTCCCGATCGGCCGCAGGGACGCCCCGTCGACGACATCGGCGTACTCGACGGCGAAACCGGCCTCCTCCATCCCCTCGCGAACCAGGCGGCGGAGGCGATCGGCGTCGCGCTCCCCCCCGACGACGAGCGCCCGCGCGCGGTCGAGGGATCGCCACATCCCGGCGGCGCGCCGGCGCCGGTCGGCGTCGAGGTACCGGTTGCGCGAGCTCAACGCGAGGCCGTCCGCCTCGCGGACCGTCCGGCCGAGCACGATCCGCACGGGCATGTCGAGATCGGCCGCCATCCGCTGTATGACGACCGCCTGCTGCGCGTCCTTCTGCCCGAAGAAGGCCTCGTCGGGCAGGACGATGTTGAAGAGCTTGGCCACGACGAGGAGCACGCCGTCGAAATGCCCCGGCCGAAAGCGGCCGCAGAGCCCGTCGGCCAGGTCCCTGATGGCGATGCGCGTCCGGTCGTCGCGGGAGTAGAGATCGCGATCCGCCGGCGTGAAGGCGAGATCGCAGCCGAGATCGCGGAGCATCGACAGGTCGGCGTCGAGGGTGCGCGGGTAGCGTCCGAGATCCTCGGTCGGCCCGAACTGCTTCGGATTGACGAAGATCGACGCGACGACGAAATCGGTCCGCTCGCGCGCCATGCCGACGAGGCTCGCGTGCCCCTCGTGGAGCGCCCCCATCGTCGGGACGAACCCGACGCGCGCCTCGCGTTTCTTCGCCACGAGCACCAGTGCGCGGACTTCAGCCGGCGTTCGTACCGTCTCCATCGTTTCGTCCGTTCTTCCCGCCGGCCGAGTAGCTGTGCTCCACGCCGGGGAAGGTGCCGTCCTTGACCTCGCCGACGTAGGCGCCGATCGCCTCGCGCATCCGCTCCCCGAGTTTTTCGTAGGCTTTCACGAATCGGGGCATCGGCCCGTCGCCGACGCCGAGCATGTCCTGCATCACGAGGACCTGGCCGTCGCAGTGGGGCCCGGCGCCGATACCGATCGTCGGGATCTCGACCGCCTCGGTGATCCGCCGCGCGAGGGGCCAGGGAATGCACTCGAGGACGATCGCGAAGACGCCGGCCCGCTCCAGGGCGCGCGCGTCGGATAGCAGGACCTCGGCGGCGGCGGCGTCCTTCCCCTGGACGCGGTATCCGCCGATCTGATGCAGCGACTGGGGCGTGAGGCCGAGATGGCCCATGACGGGGATCGAGGCCTGGACGATCGCCTCGATCACGGGAACGTAGCGCTCGCCCCCCTCCAGCTTCACGCTCTCCGCGCCCCCCTCCTTGACGAGGCGGCCGGCGTTGCGGACCGCGTCCTCGACGCTCGCCTGGTAGGACATGAAGGGCATGTCCCCGGCGACGAGGGCGGCCGGCCGCGCGCGCGTGACCGCCTTGAGGTGGTGGATGATCTCCTCCATGGTCACCGGGAGCGTGTTGTCGTATCCCATGATCACCATGCCGAGGGAATCCCCGACGAGGATGAGATCGACGCCGCTCTCGTCGACGATCCGCGTAGAGAGGAAATCGTAGGACGTGAGCGCCGCGATCCGCTCGCCCCGTTTCTTCATCTTCAGAATCGTCTGTTTGGTGATCTTCTTTCTCATGGCGAGCCGGTCTCCCATGTCGGCACGTAGTAGCTCGTTCCGTCGAATGGCTCGGCGATCCTCGAGAGAAGGTCGTCGAGGTGCTCCCGGCGCGACGCGAAATCGAGTTGGTCGGTGTTCACGATCAGCAGCGGGGATTCGTCGTAGTGGAAGAAGAAGTGGTTGAAGGCCTCGTTGAGCGTGCCCAGGTAATCCGCCCCGATCTGCCGCTCGAAACGGCGGCCGCGCTTGTGGATCCGGTTGAGGAGGACGGCGGGGTCCGCCTGGAGGTAGATGACGAGATCGGGGGTGATGATCCGTTCCTCGAGCATCGAGTGCAGGCGGTTGTAGAGGACCAGTTCGTCGTCCTCGAGGACGGCATGCGCGTAGATCTTGTCCTTGGCGAAGAGGTAGTCGGTGACGAGGAGACCGCTGAAGAGGTCGCGCTGGGCGATCTCCTGCTGCTGCCGGTACCGATTGAGGAGAAAGAAGATCTGCGCCTGGAAGGCGTACTCCTGCATGTCCCCGTAATACCGCTCGATGAAGGGGTTGTCGTCGACCTCCTCGAGGAAGAGCCGGGCGCCGGACGCCTCGGCGACGAGCCGGGCGAGCGTCGTCTTTCCCGCGCCGATATTCCCCTCGATGGCGATATGCCGGATGTCGCCGGCCAGAAGCGTATCCCGGAAACCGTCCATGGCCCCTACGGTAGTGAAAAAGGGGGGGCGTGTCAATATCAACTGAACTGTTTGTCGCTCAAGGGGTTCTCGACGCGCCGAACCGGCGGGACACGATCCGGCCCCAGTCGGGGTCCTCGAGTCGCGAGGCGAGCGCCGAGACCGTCTCCCCCCCGGGGGGAACGGGCAGGTCGGGGGCGATGCCGGCGAGGGGCACGAGGACGAAGAGCCGCTCGGCCAGGCGCGGATGCGGGAGGACGAGCCCCGGCTCGTCGAGAAGGAGAGAGCCGTAGAGAAGGAGATCGATATCGAGGGTCCGGTCGGCGCCACGGCCCTTCGCCGCGCGTCCGGCAAGACGCTCGATCTCCTCGCACCGCCCGAGCAGGGCCCGGGGTTCGAGCGCCGTCCGGGCGATGCAGGCGGTATTGACGAAGGAACGGCCATAGCCCCGCCCGACGGGCCGCGTCTCGTAGAGAACGCCGAGTTCGAGTTCCCGCAGGCCGGGAGTACGGCCGAGACGCGCCGCCCCCTCGAGGACGCGCTCCTCGCGGGCCCCGATATTGGATCCGATGGAAAAGGCGACGATTATCTCAGTCGGCATGGCGTTCGACGACGACCTCGACGTGCGACATGTTGTTCGGGAAGGGCAGGGTGAGCTTGCGGACCGTCGCCGTCACCGCCGTCACGGCGGGGAACCGCTCGATGATGTCCCCGCAGATACGGTCCCCGAGCGTCTCGAGGAGGTTGAAACGGTTGTTCTCGACGGTGTCCATGACACGGGCGTAGACCCGTTCGTAGTTTATCGTGTCCTCGAGGGCGTCGGTCTCGACCGCCTTCGTGAAATCGTGGTGGAATTCCACGTCGATCTCGAGCTTCTGTCCGATCTCCCGTTCCATCGGTGAGACGCCGTAATACCCGAACACCGTGATTCCCCTGAGCGTGATCTTTTCATCGAGCACCGCGGCCTCCTTGGCTACATTGAATGCCTGATTTCCTCGAGCTTGCGACCCGCCTCGCGGATCGTCTCGATGCCGGTCGTGATGGAGAGACGGAAGAAGCCCTCGCCGCCGGGACCGAAGCCGACTCCCGGCGTGGCGACGATCCCCCGCTCCTCGAGCAGGGACCGGCAGAAATCGATCGAGTCGGCGCCGCCCGGGGTTCGGACCCAGAAATAGAAGGTCGCCTGCGGCATCGCGAATTCGAGCCCCGACCGCTCGAGGCTCCTTGCGAGGATGTTCCGCCGCTCGGCGTAGACGTCCCTCACCCGGCCGACGAGTTCGTCGAAGAAGTCGTCGAGCGCGACCGCGGCGGCCTCCTGGATCGCGCCGAAGACCCCCGAATCGATGTTCGACTTGACGCGCGCGAGCGCGGATACGATCTCCGGGGAGCCGACGGCGAAACCGACGCGCCAGCCGGTGATCGAGAAGGTCTTCGAGAAGGAGAAGAACTCGATGTAGGGAACGCCGGTTTCCCGCGCGAGGGGAAAGAGGAGCTGCGCCGGCGTTCCGTAGGTGATCTCGCCGTAGGCGGCGTCGTTGACGAGGACGATTCCCGCATCCCGGCAGAAATCGAGCGCCTCGACGAACCGCTCCCGCCCGGCGACCGCGGCCGTCGGATTGTTGGGATAGTTGAGATAGAGGAGCCGCGCCCGCTCGCGCAGCGGACCGTCGATCGCCGCGAAATCGGGCCACCAGCCCCTCGCGGGGTCGAGCGGCACGCGGACGCTCTCGGCGCCGGCGAAGACCGCCGACGAATGGTAGACGGGGTATCCCGGATCGGGCACGAGTACGGCGTCCCCCTCGTCGACGACGGCGAGCGGCAGGTGGCCGATCGCCTCCTTCGAACCGATCGTGACGAGCACTTCCTCGCGTTCGAGGGTCGTTTCGTGGCGGCGCCCGGCCCAGCGCCGGATCGCGTCGACGAGAAGCGGCAGCCCCCGGTCGTGCGGGTATCGATGGTATTCCCGCCGATCCAGGGCGGTCTTCAGGAGACGCACGAGAGCGGGGGGCGCGCCGAGGTCCGGATCGCCGATCCCCAGGTCGAGAACGGTCCGCCCGGACCGGGCGTACGACTCCTTGAGGCGATCGATCTCGACGAAGAGATACGGCGGCAGTTTCTCGAGCCGTTTCGATGCCATGCGATCGTCACTCGGCGAAGGAGTGATAGATGATCACGTAGCGGCCCGGCACGTCTCCCACCGGGATAGGCGCGTAGATGCCGTCGTCGTCCGCGTCGAACGTCGCGCGGAGCCACCGGTAATCGTCGATCTCCGGCTCGCGGGAGTAGGAGACGCGCGGCGCCGCGTAATACCATTCGTCCGCGTCGTAGTCGTACTCCACGATCGACGAGAAGGAATCGACCTCCGTCTTTCCCTTC
Coding sequences:
- a CDS encoding deoxynucleoside kinase gives rise to the protein MDGFRDTLLAGDIRHIAIEGNIGAGKTTLARLVAEASGARLFLEEVDDNPFIERYYGDMQEYAFQAQIFFLLNRYRQQQEIAQRDLFSGLLVTDYLFAKDKIYAHAVLEDDELVLYNRLHSMLEERIITPDLVIYLQADPAVLLNRIHKRGRRFERQIGADYLGTLNEAFNHFFFHYDESPLLIVNTDQLDFASRREHLDDLLSRIAEPFDGTSYYVPTWETGSP
- a CDS encoding pantoate--beta-alanine ligase, whose product is METVRTPAEVRALVLVAKKREARVGFVPTMGALHEGHASLVGMARERTDFVVASIFVNPKQFGPTEDLGRYPRTLDADLSMLRDLGCDLAFTPADRDLYSRDDRTRIAIRDLADGLCGRFRPGHFDGVLLVVAKLFNIVLPDEAFFGQKDAQQAVVIQRMAADLDMPVRIVLGRTVREADGLALSSRNRYLDADRRRRAAGMWRSLDRARALVVGGERDADRLRRLVREGMEEAGFAVEYADVVDGASLRPIGKVEGVVLIAAAGRLGETRLIDNVALRVEGERVEETLLEFPEWSRYHGG
- the folB gene encoding dihydroneopterin aldolase — protein: MLDEKITLRGITVFGYYGVSPMEREIGQKLEIDVEFHHDFTKAVETDALEDTINYERVYARVMDTVENNRFNLLETLGDRICGDIIERFPAVTAVTATVRKLTLPFPNNMSHVEVVVERHAD
- a CDS encoding HIT domain-containing protein; translation: MDRVYAPWRSRYFTMQAQEGCLFCGIQKETNDAAVGILARGEHWFVILNAFPYTNGHIMVVARRHIERIGEIDRAAGAELLSMLAAAERAIDEAYRPDGMNVGVNRGPSAGAGIAGHLHFHLVPRWRGDTNFMTTLADTRVVSEDLGESWRRLKPFFER
- a CDS encoding aminotransferase class I/II-fold pyridoxal phosphate-dependent enzyme, which translates into the protein MASKRLEKLPPYLFVEIDRLKESYARSGRTVLDLGIGDPDLGAPPALVRLLKTALDRREYHRYPHDRGLPLLVDAIRRWAGRRHETTLEREEVLVTIGSKEAIGHLPLAVVDEGDAVLVPDPGYPVYHSSAVFAGAESVRVPLDPARGWWPDFAAIDGPLRERARLLYLNYPNNPTAAVAGRERFVEALDFCRDAGIVLVNDAAYGEITYGTPAQLLFPLARETGVPYIEFFSFSKTFSITGWRVGFAVGSPEIVSALARVKSNIDSGVFGAIQEAAAVALDDFFDELVGRVRDVYAERRNILARSLERSGLEFAMPQATFYFWVRTPGGADSIDFCRSLLEERGIVATPGVGFGPGGEGFFRLSITTGIETIREAGRKLEEIRHSM
- the folK gene encoding 2-amino-4-hydroxy-6-hydroxymethyldihydropteridine diphosphokinase, yielding MPTEIIVAFSIGSNIGAREERVLEGAARLGRTPGLRELELGVLYETRPVGRGYGRSFVNTACIARTALEPRALLGRCEEIERLAGRAAKGRGADRTLDIDLLLYGSLLLDEPGLVLPHPRLAERLFVLVPLAGIAPDLPVPPGGETVSALASRLEDPDWGRIVSRRFGASRTP
- the panB gene encoding 3-methyl-2-oxobutanoate hydroxymethyltransferase yields the protein MRKKITKQTILKMKKRGERIAALTSYDFLSTRIVDESGVDLILVGDSLGMVIMGYDNTLPVTMEEIIHHLKAVTRARPAALVAGDMPFMSYQASVEDAVRNAGRLVKEGGAESVKLEGGERYVPVIEAIVQASIPVMGHLGLTPQSLHQIGGYRVQGKDAAAAEVLLSDARALERAGVFAIVLECIPWPLARRITEAVEIPTIGIGAGPHCDGQVLVMQDMLGVGDGPMPRFVKAYEKLGERMREAIGAYVGEVKDGTFPGVEHSYSAGGKNGRNDGDGTNAG
- a CDS encoding NTP transferase domain-containing protein, producing the protein MAVDGRTAALVLAAGEGTRMQSDMAKVLHTLCGKPMIRWVVEAVRRLGPERIVVIVGHQADRVQAEMAGEGLEFVLQLERLGTGHAAMQAEPALGRFGGTILVLNGDTPLLTSGTLGRFVEAHHRAGAVATVLTAELDDPGGYGRIIRDETDGFLRIVEHRDATEEERRTREINSGIFCFEAPDFFPALGRLERKNVQGEYYITDVMEILRRDGAVVGAFRCDQREEVLGINTIEQLRAAEKLKENDG